In the genome of Vicia villosa cultivar HV-30 ecotype Madison, WI linkage group LG7, Vvil1.0, whole genome shotgun sequence, one region contains:
- the LOC131618585 gene encoding 21 kDa protein-like, translating to MEAFSSKFLLIFFAFTFITHSIQARETNTLFIRNSCSSTTYPRLCYASLVKHADFIQTNRVLLTGTALNVTLASAKSTLAFMSTLSRDRGMKSREAAAMKDCVEVLSDSVDELRRSIGEMSHLRNSNFELTISDVQTWVSAALTDESTCTDGFQEINAKDNTQTIVRSKIVQVAQLTSNALALINKLAN from the coding sequence ATGGaagcattttcttcaaagtttcttCTCATATTTTTTGCCTTTACTTTCATCACACACTCTATCCAAGCAAGAGAAACCAACACCTTATTCATTAGAAACTCTTGCAGTTCCACAACTTATCCAAGACTATGCTACGCATCCTTAGTGAAGCATGCCGATTTCATTCAAACAAATCGCGTGCTTTTAACGGGCACGGCTCTAAACGTGACTCTTGCATCGGCGAAATCAACCCTAGCTTTCATGTCAACGCTCTCTAGAGACCGTGGCATGAAGTCAAGAGAGGCTGCAGCTATGAAGGATTGCGTCGAAGTGTTGAGTGACTCCGTCGATGAACTCAGAAGGTCCATAGGTGAGATGAGTCATCTTAGGAATTCAAATTTTGAGCTAACAATAAGTGATGTACAAACTTGGGTTAGTGCTGCTTTGACGGATGAGAGCACTTGTACCGACGGATTCCAAGAGATTAATGCAAAGGACAATACTCAGACAATAGTGAGAAGTAAAATTGTTCAAGTAGCTCAATTGACTAGCAATGCTTTGGCTTTAATAAATAAACTTGCCAATTAA